GCGAGCAGCACCGCACCGCGGTCCTTGAAGGACAAGGTGGGCATGAGGAAGTCGAGCTTGGCGGTGATGGCGTCCGTGAGCGGTACGAGCGGGGTGCGGCCCTCGCCCAGGGAGACCGTGGCGCGTGCCGGGGCGGCGGGCAGTGGCAGCGCCTCCTCGTAGCGCCAGAGCGAGTTGACGCGCGACGGCAGCGAGGCGAGCGGCACCGGGGACGGGGCGAAGGCGAGGTCCCACGGGCCGCGGCACTCGGGACAGCACCAGGCGGCTGTCTCCACCGGGCAATGAACCCCGCACATCGAACATTGATACGCCGTCATGTGTTTCAGGATGGCACTTGTGTGTCGTGTGTGTTAATCCGCTGCCGAACCTCTTGTGGGAGCCTTGAAGATCAGTCAACCTTTCGGTCGGCAGTCACCGCGTGTAGACAGAACGATCCCCGCTCGTCTCAAACCCCAATTTGTCATGAGCATGTCCTATTTGCGGTGTCCGCCTCCCCCACGTAGCAGGACCGATGAGGAGGACCCCCACCATGCATGCGATGCGAGATGCCCGGCGAAGACTGTCCGCGGCCAGTGCCATAGTCGTCGCCGCCCTCGCGCTCGGCACCGCGTCAGCCTCCCAGGCGACCGCGGTCGAGCCGGCGCCGGAAGGCGTCATCCAGAACGCGGGTGCGCCCGGCGCCATCGCCGGCAGCTACATCGTCACTCTCGACGGTTCCGCCGCCGACGCCGGTTCCAAGGCGGGCAAGGCCCTTGCCGCGGAGTACGGAGCGAAGATCAAGAGGACCTTCCGCGCCGCGCTGAACGGCTACTCCGTACAGCTCACCGAGGCGCAGGCGAAGAAGTTCGCCGCGGACCCGGACGTCAAGTCCGTGGTGCAGAACCGTGTCTTCAAGACCAACGACACCCAGACCAACCCGCCGTCCTGGGGTCTGGACCGCATCGACCAGCAGTCCCTGCCGGTCAACTCGAGTTACACCTACCCGGCGTCGGCCGGTGGCGGCGTCACGGCATACATCATCGACACCGGTGTCCGTATCACCCACAGCGACTTCGGTGGCCGCGCCTCCTACGGCTACGACGCCATCGACAACGACTACACCGCCCAGGACGGCAACGGCCACGGCACGCATGTCGCCGCGACGGTCGCCGGCAGCTCCTACGGTGTCGCCAAGAAGGCCAAGATCGTGGGTGTCCGGGTGCTCGACGACGAGGGCTCCGGCACCACCGAGCAGGTCGTCGCGGGCATCGACTGGGTGACCCGTAACGCCGTGAAGCCGGCCGTCGTCAACATGAGCCTCGGTGGTGGCGCCGACACCGCGATCGACACCGCGGTGGGCAACTCCATCGCGGCAGGCATCACCTACGTGGTCGCTGCGGGCAACGACGGCGCCAACGCGTCCAACTACTCCCCGGCCCGGGTGGCCGCGGCGATCACCGTCGGCTCGACCACGAGCTCCGACGCGCGCTCCGGCTTCTCCAACTACGGCAGCTCGCTGGACATCTTCGCGCCCGGCTCGTCCATCACCTCCGCCTGGAACACCGGCGACAGCGCCACCAGCACCATCTCCGGGACGTCCATGGCCTCACCGCACGTCGCGGGCGCCGCCGCCGTCTATCTCGCGGACAACCAGTCGGCCACTCCGGCCCAGGTCTCCACGGCCCTGACGACGGCCGCCACCCAGAACAAGGTCACCAGCGCGGGCACGGGCTCCCCGAACCGTCTGCTGTACGTCGGCGGCGGCACGACCACCCCGCCCGGCACCACGAAGTTCGAGAACACGGCGGACCACACCATCAGTGACAACGCCACTGTGGAGTCGTCCATCACCGTCAGCGGGGTCTCGGGCAACGCCCCGAGTTCGCTCCAGGTGCCCGTCAGCATCGTGCACACCTACATCGGCGACCTCCAGGTCCAGCTGATCGCCCCGGACGGCACCGCGTACACGCTGAAGTCGTACGGCACCGGCGGCAGCGCGGACAACATCAGCACCACGTACACGGTGAACGCCTCGTCCGAGGCCGCGAACGGCACGTGGAAGCTGAGGGTCAGCGACAACGCGAGCTACGACACCGGGAAGATCGACTCCTGGGGTCTCCAGTTCTGACATGAACGGATGAGCACTGAGGGGTGGCCGCGCCGAGCGGCCACCCCTTCTGCCGCAGGCCCGTTCAGCCCGCGGTCCACCGGTGGTCTACCGGCGGTAAATCTCCGGCTGAAGAGGCGGCATTGCTTCCAGTGACGCTCTGGCCCATGCTTGCGGGGGCCAACCGTCGGTTGCCACGCTGTTGCTGTCTGTCAACCCGTTGGGAGTGGCCAGTGACATTCGGTGAGCAGCCCGCCTATCTGCGTGTCGCGGGCGATCTCCGACGGAAGATCGCCAACGGTTCGCTGCCGCCGCGTACCCGGCTCCCCTCCCAGGCCCGCATCCGCGAGGAGTACGGGGTGTCGGACACCGTGGCACTCGAAGCCCGCAAGGTGCTGATGGCCGAGGGGCTCGTCGAGGGCCGTTCGGGATCGGGCACCTATGTACGTGAGCGGCCGGTGCCCCGCCGTATCGCCCGCTCCGGCTTCCGGCTGGCGTCCGGCGGCAGTCCGTTCCGTCAGGAGCAGGCGGCGGACGGCGTCCGGGGTACGTGGGAGTCGAGCAGTGAGCAGGTGGACGCAGGCACGGCCGTTTCCGCCCGGCTGGGCATCGGTGCGGACGAGCGGGTGATGCGTACGCGCTATGTGTTCCGGGACGCGGGCGAGGCCATGATGCTGTCCACCTCCTGGGAGCCGCTCGCGATCACCGGGCGCACACCGGTGATGCTGCCCGAGGAGGGGCCGCTCGGCGGTTGCGGTGTGGTCGAACGGATGGGTGCCATCGACATCGTCGTGGACAACGTGGCGGAGGAGGTCAGCGCACGCCCGGGGCTGGCGGAGGAGCTCCAGGCGCTCGGCGGTGTCCCCGGCCATGTGGTGATGGTCATCCAGCGGACGTACTACGCATCCGGCCGGGCGGTGGAGACGGCGGACGTGGTCGTCCCAGCCGATCGCTACCGGATCTCGTACCACCTGCCGGTGCGCTGAGCCATGGGTCCGGGTCGGCGGGCGATCGGTGGGTCGGGGCGCTCCGCGAAGGGCGGGGAGCGCCGGGCAGGGCCGCTCGGGAAGGGTTCGAAGGGTTCGGGAGGGGCGCACTCGGCCATGTGCGCTCCCGTATTCCGGCCCGGCCCTGGCCGGATCCGTATCTCTTTGTGAGAACACATGACCGCTGAGTAAATGCCAGGCGTAAGGTCGGGCATATGCAGAGTGCGGTTTCCCGGGGGTCGATGAAGGTGTGCAGGCAGGCGGCGGGAGGGTCGCGATGAGCGAGGACAGCGCGGTGCTGCTTCCGTGGCTGGTGATCCGTCAGGACGACAACGGCAACCGCTATCGCGTCGGCAGGTACGCCACCGAGGTCGAGGCGCGGGAGATCGCGGACAGTCTCGACTCCCGCGGTCACAAGCAGCTCTACTGGGTGGAGC
This DNA window, taken from Streptomyces sp. SCSIO 30461, encodes the following:
- a CDS encoding SPOR domain-containing protein is translated as MSEDSAVLLPWLVIRQDDNGNRYRVGRYATEVEAREIADSLDSRGHKQLYWVERFGSATPSPDLA
- a CDS encoding GntR family transcriptional regulator, yielding MTFGEQPAYLRVAGDLRRKIANGSLPPRTRLPSQARIREEYGVSDTVALEARKVLMAEGLVEGRSGSGTYVRERPVPRRIARSGFRLASGGSPFRQEQAADGVRGTWESSSEQVDAGTAVSARLGIGADERVMRTRYVFRDAGEAMMLSTSWEPLAITGRTPVMLPEEGPLGGCGVVERMGAIDIVVDNVAEEVSARPGLAEELQALGGVPGHVVMVIQRTYYASGRAVETADVVVPADRYRISYHLPVR
- a CDS encoding S8 family peptidase — translated: MHAMRDARRRLSAASAIVVAALALGTASASQATAVEPAPEGVIQNAGAPGAIAGSYIVTLDGSAADAGSKAGKALAAEYGAKIKRTFRAALNGYSVQLTEAQAKKFAADPDVKSVVQNRVFKTNDTQTNPPSWGLDRIDQQSLPVNSSYTYPASAGGGVTAYIIDTGVRITHSDFGGRASYGYDAIDNDYTAQDGNGHGTHVAATVAGSSYGVAKKAKIVGVRVLDDEGSGTTEQVVAGIDWVTRNAVKPAVVNMSLGGGADTAIDTAVGNSIAAGITYVVAAGNDGANASNYSPARVAAAITVGSTTSSDARSGFSNYGSSLDIFAPGSSITSAWNTGDSATSTISGTSMASPHVAGAAAVYLADNQSATPAQVSTALTTAATQNKVTSAGTGSPNRLLYVGGGTTTPPGTTKFENTADHTISDNATVESSITVSGVSGNAPSSLQVPVSIVHTYIGDLQVQLIAPDGTAYTLKSYGTGGSADNISTTYTVNASSEAANGTWKLRVSDNASYDTGKIDSWGLQF